The genome window CGGGCAGAAGACACTCTACCCAAGCGTGCATCACATCCCCGCCGATGAGGTGTTTCTCTTCCGACCACCCACGCTCCTTCGTTCCATGGCCTGTATAGATATAGCCACTAACATAACGAGAGGGGATGCGCTGACGGCGACATATGGCCAGCATGAGATGCGTAAAATCTTGGCAGACACCGCGCTTCTGTTTCAGCACCTGTTGAATAGGGGTATCAATTTGTGTAGAGCCGGGCGCATACTCTAACACACGATGGAGTAGACGAATGAGAGCAATCAGAAAGGTGGCCGTCGCCGGCCCTCCAGCCTGTCGCCTGGCGAGTTGCGCAATGCGATCGGTCTCTGGTGTTAAAGGAACTAGCCGAGTTGGCGACAGATAGTCGTAAAAGCGCTGTCGCACTCCTTCACGGGCATAGAACGCGCTGTCGTCCTCGTGCATCTGCAGCCCTATGAACGGGTCTTGAACATGCGTGGTAACCTCTGAATAGGCACGAACAGTCAGTGCATTGTGCGGGGCACGGATGTTAAAATGATGTACCGTACCGGTTGGTAACTCGTAGCTAAAAATGCGCGCTTTAGGCTCCACGTCAAGCTCAAAGGAACGACAGGTCTGATTGTTGTCGCTTACAGGCATTAACCGAAGCTCGTTATAACTATCTCTTACCGCTGCCGGATAGGCATAACAGGTAATATGTCGTACACAAAGTTGCATCGTGTTCTAAAAGGCTTTGCTCACACGGATATCTCTCTGCAAAGCCCGCTTTCCTCTGGATGTCCCATCTCACCTCTCAATAGGCTCTCCTCTCCCGTCCTAATACGCAAGATACTGCGCAGAAATCGCCTCGCCTATCTCGGCGCATCGTCGTTGCACGTCCCGTAAAAAGGAATGAAGCCCTGCTGCCACAACCTCTTTAGCGCGACTATAGGTGAGATCGGCGAGGAGACGCCCTACCCGCAGCTCGGCTTCATTGTGCGGCTGGGCTTGTGAGTTTCCACCGATGCGCCGCAAACAGCCTTCCACACGTGCAATGCCATGACGTACCGAGGCGGGGAAACGGATGTCGAACACCAGAAAATCCACCACGCCCTCCGGGTGAATGCCCTCCTGATGCACTTTTCGGTACATTTCAAAAGCGCTTACGGACTTCAAAACGGCGATCCATTGATGGATATCGGTGGCCACCTCCTGCAACGGAGAGCGATCACCCAGCAACTCCTTGTACTTTATATCGAGCAGACGTGGTGTTTGCGAGGCACGTTCTAAAAAACGACCGGCATCAAGCCAGTCTCGAGCCTCATCCATGAGCATCGTCCGGTTCAAAAGGCCCTGGAACAGGTGCGAGGCATCTTTCACCATCTGGAAGAAGATGTGGGGCGTATCAGCTAGCATCTTGTCCACGCTCCACTCCCGCATTCTAAGGTAGGCGGCATTAAGGCTTTCCCACATCTCGGATGAGAGCTGCTCCCGTACCACGCGCGCATTGTGGCGTGCTCGTTCCCAACAGGAAAGAATGGAGTTTGGGTTCTCCACATCGAAGGCGAAAAAATGCAGCACGTCGCGGTCGTTTTGCCCCGCATACCGAGCCGCATACGCCTCGGTGCTTCCAGCAATGGCTAACAAAGGCTCCCAACGCAGCGCTTCATCCTGAGCGGGCGAACCTATCTCCAGCGCTGTGGCATAGTGCACATCTACCATACGAGCGGTGGCTTCCGCACGTTCTACATAGCGCCCTATCCAAAAGCAGGCATCCGCCTCGCGACACAACATCGTCACTGTGCCTCCCCACTCTGTCTCGGTAAAGCCCCCGACCGCTGTCGTTGGCTTAAACAGATCGGCTCAGCAAGCTCACCTACAGGCATCTTACCCCCTCGATGCTCGCCGGCTAGCACCCATGTATCCTTACTGCCCCCGCCTTGCGAGCTGTTCACCACAAACGAGCCTTTCTGCAATGCAACGCGTGTCAGGCCTCCCGGAATAACGGTAACCCCTTTGCGTCCATAAAGCGTATAGGGTCGCAAGTCCACATGCCGCCCCTCAAAATGATCTTCTACAAAGGTGGGCATACATGAAAAACGGACGAGAGGCTGGGCAACGTAGTTGCGAGGGTTTGCCTCGATCTTACGCGCAAACTCCTCTCGCTCCTGCGCACTTGCCTGAGGACCGAGGAGCATGCCATAGCCGCCCGACTCGTTGGCAGCTTTGACGACAAGCGCATCGAGATGCGCTAAGATATGCTTCCTCTGTATCTCTTCATAGGCTACATAGGTCTCTACATTCGGAAGAATCGGGTCTTCCTGCAGATAGTAGCGAATAATGCGCGGCACGTAAGCATAGATCACTTTATCATCTGCGACACCGGTGCCTATCGAGTTTGCCAACGCCACGTTACCAGCCCTGTGGGCGTTGACTAACCCAGGAACACCCAGCAGCGAATCGGGCCGGAAAACAAGCGGATCGAGGAAGTCGTCATCCACCCGCCTGTAGATCACATCCACCCGCACCGGGCCACGCGTGGTTTTCATAAACACACAGTTATCTTCCACAAAAAGGTCTCGTCCTTCCACTAACACGATGCCAAGCTGCTGGGCAAGAAAAGCGTGCTCAAAGTAGGCGCTGTTGTAAGAGCCTGGAGTTAGAAGCACGACACACGGGTTCTCTCTACGATCCTCTGGGGAAAGCTCCCTCAGGTTTTCAAGCAGCTGGGTTGTATAGTGATCTATCGAGCGTACGCTGTAGTCCTGGAAAAGCTGTGGAAACACCCTGGTGAGCGTGACGCGGTTCTGTAAAACATAGGAGACGCCCGACGGGCAACGTAGATTGTCTTCAAGCACCAAATAGCGCCCATCGGTATCTCGTAGAATGTCCGTTCCGCAGATATGAATGTAGATACCGCCAGGGGGGTTGGCTCCCAAAAACTCCCTTCGGAAGAAGGTAGCGCTTAGCACAAGCTCCCAGGGCACGACATGATCGTGTAGAATTTTCTGTTCATGATAGATATCCTGCAGAAAGAGGTTAAGCGCCACAACGCGTTGAGTTAGCCCCTTCTCGAGGATCTCCCACTCATGCGCTGGAATAATACGCGGCACGAGATCCATAGGAAAAGGGCGCTCGCCTCCCGATTCATCCCCGTAGACAGCAAAAGTAATCCCTTGTTCCATAAAGCTGCGTTCGGCCAGACGGCATCTACGGCGATACTCCTCTAACGGCATCTGAGCTAGGCGTAAAAAGAGCGGCCGATAGTGAGCGCGCGGACTTCCATTCGGCTCGAACATCTCATCAAAACAATCTTCGATTAAATAGGAGCTGAAAAGCGACATGGGACCGAAAATCTCCTCAAGGTGTGTCGGCCCGCCGTTGCGCCGCAAGGTCCTGGGGGTGGACGAGAGTTAAGCAGCCGAACCTTCTCTTTGAAATACGAAGAGAGGGCAGAAACTAGACATCATTTTACCCCCCAACTTCCCTCTTCTGCTGTAAGTAAGTATCGCTTTATGGAAAAAGAGATATTGCCTACCTTATATGGAGATAGTTCCGGTCTACACATGGTGTGCTTTCTCCACATAAGTCTCACACAATAAGGAAGCAATTTGTCTATGCGCAAAAAATTGTCTATAAGTGGTTGACACCTTGTCACAACTGTGTTACAATGAAGCTGCCAAGGGCGCTCCCATGCGACTTCAGCGCTTCTATCGCCCTTTGCGCTCGCAGAAGCAGCAGGTCTTCTGAAATCTATTCCCAAATTAAACTCACTGTAGGAGAGAATCTATGCGTTTCCCATGTTTGAAGAGGTTAGTACTTTTATGCAACATATTCATCATTCAGTTTTTTACTGTAAATGCTTTCCCGCAAACTCTTTTGTCGTCAAATGGGCATGGATTCTTCTTTAGCCCTGAATGGCGCGTTCGTAACGATGAAAGCAATAGCTCTATCGTCAGCACCGGTAACACTGCCTACAACCAAGAGTGGATCAGCCGCCTTCGCCTCGGTTTTGGGTGGAGCGACCCATCTGGCCTTACCCTCTTCCTTCAGCCACAATATAGTTGGGGCAATATCACAGCAAGCGGCCATATCGCTGTTGTCAACGACTACGATATCTTTCAAGGCTACGCGCAAGGAGGCAAAGGCCGCTATCAGTGGAGATTAGGACGTCAGGTGCTGGCCTTCGGCGATAGTCGCCTCATCGCCTCGCCCGAATGGAACAACTATGGGCGCACGTTCGATGCTGCTCGGTTTACTTTTAAAAGCTCACACCAGACCACCAACCTCTTCTTTGGCAAACTCGGTTTCGCCAACGGGGTTACCACAGTGCCAACGCTCTACGGAGTCTACCGGGTGGAGAAGTTTACGCCCAAGCTCAGTTCTGACTTCTACACTCTGCTTAAAAACGATCGCGTTTCAGGGTCGAACCTCAGCGTATTTACTCTTGGCGCCAGACCAGTGATTGACCTGATTCCCCATACTCACATCACCATCGAACCGGCCTTCCAGTTCGGGCACTTTGGCGGCAAAGCGATTGGTGCATGGGCCTACGCGGCTGTGGCCACTTACACCTTTCCGGGCCCTACGGCCCTCCACTTCGTCGTAGAACACGACTTCGCCAGCGGTGGCAACCCCACCGACCCCGCGCATTACGAAACTTTCGATCAGCTCTATCCGTCCACCCACGGTAAATCGGGTATTTTGGATTACATGGGTTGGCGAAATATGCGACACTGGCACGTGGGCATGGGGTTTGCCGCCACAAAACGCCTTACCTTTTCCGTAGACGGCCACTTTCTCTCTCTTGCCGATGGGCGAGACTACTGGTATGGTGTGAACGGTGCACCGGTAAAAGGCAGCAACGGCAAACCGCTCTGGAGCCCTACCGGCGCCGCTGGGCGTGATATTGGTTCGGAAGTAGACATCGTCGCCGACTATCGAGTAAGCGCCTATCTCGGCCTCTCCATCGGCTACAGCCACTTCTGGCCAGGGCACTACATTAAAACGCTCGATCCAACACAGGGGCATGAAGCTAACTGGTTTTACGTGCAGCCCACCTATCGCTTCTAACCCATAGCCGACCGAAGCCCTCCTTGGTTCTCTTGAAGCACCAAGGAGGGTCTCGTTCTACTCCAGACCGTTCTCCGCTCTATAGCGCGCCCGCAACACATCAATGCTTATCAGCTGCCCATCCTCGTCTTCATAGTACCAATATTCCCATCCGTTACAGGCCGGCTTTCCCTCCGCAAGAGCGGCGATCTGGTGAATAGAGCCTTCTTTGCTGTCCCATCGCAGCAGCGAATCGGCCTTTACATAGGCTACGATCCGCCTATCGCGTGAATAGAGCACCGTGCCCACCTTAAGATATCCCGCCTCCACAAGCTGGCCAAAGGCCACGCGCGGCGCCGCGCGTTTCGAAGGCGTTATCAGAAGCTCTCGTTCGTCCACGCCACAAAAGGGCGTATTCTTCAAACGTTCTTGTGCCAACCCTATGTACCTGGGGTCCCGCTCGATGCCGATAAAGTGGCGTCCCAACCGCTTTGCAACTACTGCGCTTGTACCGGTGCCCAAAAACGGGTCCAACACCACATCTCCCGGCTTGCTCGACGCCAAAATCACTCGATAGAGCAACGCCTCTGGTTTTTGGGTGGAGTGCGCCTTCTTCCCATCAATCTTCATACGCTCGGCACCAGTACACAAAGGCAGATGCCATACATTTTGCATCTGCTTGCCTTCATTGAGATTCTTCATGGCCTGGTACTGAAAAGTATAACCGCGCGCTTCCCGTGACCTCTTAGCCCAGAGCAGTATCTCGGTCGCATTCTGAAATCGAGCCCCTCGAAAGTTGGGCATCGGGTTCGTTTTATGCCAAATGACATCGTTCAAAATCCAAAACCCTAAATCCATCATAATCTTTCCAACGCGATAGATGTTGTGATAAGACCCGATCACCCAAAGCGTGCCTGTTGTTTTAAGCACCCTCCGACACTCACTTAACCATCGCGTCGTGAAGTCATCGTAATCCTCAAAGTTGGCAAACCTGTCCCACTCGTCGTCAACACCTACAACAGGCGTCTGATTGGGACGCCAAAGCTCCTTCTGTAGTTGAAGATTATAAGGTGGATCGGCGAAGATAAGGTCTATGGAATGAGAGGGAAGTTTCGGCAAAATATCTAGACAGTCACCGAAGAGAATTTGATTAAGAGGTAAATCGGCAAAGATAGCCTCTTCTCTCTTCACGGATGCCATTCCCATCTCCTTGAGCCCGAATGCGCAAAAAGCTGCCGGTAATGTGGAAGATACCTATCTGAGTAACCCACTATGTTGACGCCTCTTTTTTGACAATTTCGTTGCCACTCAGTATACTAAAACCATCCTGTAGAAAGGTTGGAGCACAGGAGGGATTTTGACGATGTGGACTCGCGAGCAGATAGATGCTGTGTTAGAGGATATTTTACCGCGTGTTAGCAAACCCGGTCGCTACACGGGCGGGGAACTGAACAGCGTTGTGAAAGATCATCGGACCGTGGATGTGAAATTTGCCATTGCTTTTCCCGATGCCTACGAAATTGGCATGAGCAATCTCGCTTGCAGCATTATTTACCACCTTCTCAATAAACGGGAAGATTGCGTTTGCGAGCGCGTCTACGCCCCTTGGCCCGACATGGAGCGCGAAATGCGTGCGGCCGCGCTTCCCCTTTACACGTTGGAGACCCACACGCCCCTCTCGGACTACGATTTCATCGGGTTTGCCCTCTCCTACGAACTCTCTTACACCAACGTGCTCAACATGCTGGATCTCGGTGGCATTCCGGTGCGCTCTCGCGACAGAGATAGGCTCCAACCCAACGGAAAACCCTACCCCATCATCATTGCCGGGGGCCACTGCGCGTTTAACCCAGAGCCGATGGCGCCCTTTATAGACCTCTTCGTTATCGGAGAGGCCGAAGAGGTGCTTCACCCACTTATAACATGTTTTAAACGCTATCGCCACCTTTCACGTGAGGAGCTGCTGCTGCAGCTTGCCCAGATTCCAGGCTGCTACGTGCCTCGCTTCTATGAACCCGAATACGAAAGCGACGAGGCTAGGCTGGCGCGACTTGAAAGCAGAGGCATCTCGCCAGAAGAGGCGGAACGCCTTGGTGATACCATGCCGCACCTGTTAGCGACCCGACGCCTTCACCCGGAGGTGCCCGCAAAAGTTGAGCGCGTATGGGTGAAGGATGTAGACGCTCTTGAGTACCCCACTAAACCCATCATCCCCTATATCGAAGTTGTGCACGACCGCATCTCTTTGGAGGTCATGCGCGGCTGCACTCGAGGTTGCCGATTCTGCCAAGCCGGCATGATCACTCGGCCGGTGCGCGAAAAGAGCCCGGAAAAGCTGATGCAACTTGCCGAGGAGTTGGTAAAGAACACTGGTCACGAGGACATCTCCCTTGTCTCTCTCTCCACCGCTGACTACAGTCGCGTGGAGGAGGTTGTTCAGGCGCTTATAGACAAATATGCCGGCAGTCGCGTGGGCGTGTCGCTGCCTTCTCTGCGCGCCGACCGCGATTGCGTAAAGCTGGTACAGGAGATCAACAAGGTTCGTAAAACCGGGTTGACTTTTGCCCCCGAAGCTGGCTCCCAACGGATGCGCGACGTTGTCAACAAAGGCGTTACCGAAAAAGATCTTTTTGCTGCTTGCGAGACGGCCTTCCAAAACGGCTGGCAGCGCATTAAGCTTTATTTCATGATCTCGCTGCCTACCGAAACCGATGAGGACGTTTTAGCCATTGGAGAGCTTGCCCATAAATGTGCCGAGATCGCCCGTAAGAACGGCGTGAAGAACCCGACCATTACCATCGGTGTGTCGGCTTTTGTGCCCAAACCCTTTACCCCCTTCCAGTGGCACGGGCAAGATTCGCTTGAGGAGATTGATAGGAAACAGCGACTACTTAAGCGCTCCCTAAAAGACCGAGCCATCTCCTATCGCCCCAACGAGGCGGCGAGCGCTCAGCTTGAGGCCGTGCTTTCCTTAGGTGACCGACGTATCGCCGATGCCATCGAGCTAGCCTGGCGGCGCGGCCAGGTGTTTGACGCTTGGGACGAGTATCTGGACTATGAGCGATGGAAGCAGGCCTTTGCGGATGCTGGCATTGACCTGCGTTTTTACGCGAACCGGCATAAAGACTACGAGGAAACCCTACCATGGGACCATATTGACTGTGGGGTCTCCAAGTCTTATCTGCGTGCAGAGGACAAACGCGCACGGTCTGCGCAGCTAACAGCCGACTGCCATACGGCGCCCTGCACCTTCTGCGGGGCTTGCGATAGGTCTTACCTTGAAAGCGGAAAGGCCAAACGAGAGAATCGCGCCTTTGTGCCCAACGCCTTGCCCATCATTCCGCTAACAGCCCGATAGCAGTGCCCGCTCTCCAAGCGAACCGTACTTGGGTGAGGAGAGCGGGGTTTTTCTATGGGCCAAAAGAAATCGCTTTACTTTTGGCTCACATAGCGCTATAATCATAGGTGTTTCACCAGCACAACTGAAACATTCGCGAGCTGATGCCATGCTTACTTTTATCCGATAATTCATCGCATTTTCGATTGCCTGTCCGAGCTGCCCAAAAGGAGAAGAGAGGCTCGTTATGGCGTTTTTGCAGAACGAACAGAAGCAGGTTCAAACCCAAAGGCTCGATCCAAAAGTCTTTCTCACACAAAGGCTCCTGCAGCTCAATGTGCAAGAAAGGCTACAGAGCATTGAGAACGAGCTTCTGGAAAACCCTGCCCTCGAACTTACAGAATATCTCGAATCGGCCGGCGACGGGGGGGATAGACCCTATACCGCAGATGGGGAGGCAGCTCGTACCGATCTAAAAGAACGCGCGGACCCCTTCTTATCTCTGCAAGACTCCGAGAACTCTCTCGCCAGCCATCAGACGCCTATCGAGTTACGCGACCATCTTACCAATCAACTTCACCTGCTTCCGCTCTCTCCTAAGGAACAGAGGGTGGCCGACTACCTCATCGGCAACTTAGACGACAATGGCCTGCTAACCGAGCCCATCCAGAGCATTGCCCATGACCTAAAAGTTCCTCTAGAGACAGTTGAAAAGGTTTTAGCCAAACTACAAACGCTAGATCCACCTGGCATTGCCGCACGAAGTCTGCAAGAGTGCTTAATCCTTCAAATTCAACATCTTTTACCCGACACCCCTCCGAGCACGACGGCATGGGAGACCGCGCAAACGGCCTATCGTATCCTCAAAGAGTGCTTTGACGACTTCGTGTCCCACCGTCATCACCGAATTTGCCGACGCCTCCTTCTCCCACGCAAAACCGTGCAAGCCGCTGTGGATTTCATCACCAATCGCCTTACTCCTTACCCCGCTGCCCGCTTCGGCACGCTCTGGAGCCGTCCCTTTGGAGAGGCTGTTATCCGGCCCGACGTCATCATCCACCGTACAGAAACCGGTTTCCAAATCGAGATCGCCGGCTACGCCCCAGAGCACCTACGCATTAGTCCCATGTGGCAAGAGGCCTTTGAGAAGTATCAAGGCGTTCGAGTCGAAGCGGAAGAGATAAACCACGTGCGTGAGTATGTTCGCAGGGCCAGCCTCTTTATAGAATGCCTGCGTAACTGCCACAAAATCTTGCGCGCCATCACGCGCGAGCTCATCCTCTACCAAACGGCCTTCATTGAGACCGGGCAAGTGCAGTTTCTTCGACCTCTCACCCGCAACACACTGGCCGAAAAACTGGGCGTGCATCCGTCTGTAGTTAGTCGAGCTACTTTCAATAAGTACGTGCGCCTTCCTAATCTCGAAATACATCCGTTCGACATCTTCTTCGACTACTCCCTTGTCGTTAAAACCGCCCTGCAGCAGATCATTGCAGAGGAAGACCCCAAAGCACCCTTCACCGATAACGAGCTAACGGTAAAGCTCTGCGCTATGGGCTTTGATGTGGCACGGCGAACCGTGGTAAAGTATCGAGAGCAGTGCCGCATTCTTCCCTCCCATCTTCGCAGGCGTTATAACTGACCTTTTTCCTCTCTCAAGCCGATAATTTGTACAGGCCACGGTTCAATAAGTCTGTACAAGACATTCGGCATCTCATCTCTTAGAGAGGAAGTTTCATGGAAGAAACAAACCCCCATCCACGCGTGCTCGCCATCGTGCAGGCGCGCATGGGAAGCTGCCGACTACCCGGCAAACCGCTATTGTCCTTAGGTAACTCAACCATTATCGAGCAGACCCTACACCGTATTCGCGCTGCAGAGATCGTTTCTGAGATCGTCGTTGCCATTCCCTCTCATCCTGAGAATCGGCCCCTACTCCAGCTGTGTCGCAAGCAAAACATTCCCTGTTTTGCCTACGAGGGTTCCGAAGAGGATGTGCTATCGCGCCTGCTGCAGGCCGCCACGACCTTTCATGCCGACGTTATCGTGCGGGCTTTTGCCTGTGACCCGCTTCTCGAGCCCAAAATGCTCTGGGCCGCCACCCGTTATCAACTTGACACCGATATGGATATCGTCACCGTGGGGCGATTGCCAGAAGGGACCGCCTGCGAGGTGATGCCCCTTCGCACTCTTATCCATCTCGACAGCTTTTGCAAAAGCCGAGAGGATCGAGAGGAGGTAACCTCTTTTTTATGGCGTCATCGAGAGTTGTTCGACTGTGCTATTCTACCGGCCCCACTCAGTTTGCGAATGCCAGGAATCCGCTTACGCGTCCAAACAGAAGAGGATTACGAGCTGTTGCGCTGGATTTTTAGCACAGTTGCCCCTCGACCAAACGGGCTGATCGCCGTGCGCGACGTGCTTGATCGGCTTCTGCATCACACCGAACAGCTGCACAAAGCTATCGGAAGCTACGCCGTGGTTCACGACCCAAAAGCCGCTTAGCGAGGCGCTTTCATCTTAGGAGGAACCGTACGCACCACCCCAACACCGTGGGCCCATTGAGGGCGCAGGCGCATCGGCTCCAAAACAGGCAACGCAACCTCCTGCACAGGTTCCTCCGGCAGCGCCTCCTCCGCAAAAACGAGGAGAACCATCAGACCGATCAGCGCTCCAACAAGCGTCGCTGCCAGCAAGCGCCCCATCGCATCGCTCCCCACTCTCAGAGCATCATTCAGACACCATGCCGCCAGCAACCCCGCCAGCCCACCTGCATTACGGGTGGCTCGCAGTGGCCAGTGCGGAATCCATCGGGAGCACTTCACCCCAACCAACAGCCCTACCACCAACCATCCAGCATAACGACCGAAGTTTTCCCAAAGCGGCGGCATTCCCATCCCCGCGCGCACACCGCCCCACAACAGCAGATGAAAAACCAGCTGCCCACAGCCGCCGGCCAGAAAGCCCCACCCTGCCATACGTCCAGCCCTTAATAGCAACTGCAGGCGGGTAAAAAGAAACGGCACGCCCTGTCGCCGATAGACCCACCACAAACCGCCAAGAAACGCCAACGCCATTAGACCTACAATCAACCCAACCCACAGCCCAACGATAACGAACTCCTCCAGCAGAAAATTGGAAAGTGCCGTCAATGGGGTTGTGGTGGCAGGCCTCACGGTAAAATCGGTTACCTCCACTGTTTGGTGAGGCCAAAGGCTCCCTTGATACTGCTTTATGTGCCCCCGCACCATCACCCGACAGCGAAAAGCGGTTGGGTCGGGGTCACCATGATTCGCATAGTAGTGGACGAAGACTCGGTAGGTTCCTAACGGAGCCTCTCCGTAGGGCCAAAAGATGTTTTCAACTGGGGTAGAGGTCAGATGTTCAACGCTCGCGTTGGCATCTACATCGAGCTGCCCACCTGTTGGTGAACGCCGATGCATAAACCAGATTCTCACACCGGAAGGGTCTACACACCAGAGATCGAGATCGTTACGGTTGTTCCACGACAGCGAGATCTGTACCTCACCGCTCTGTCCTCCGGCCTGCTCAACACGGCGCGAAATATCGCTGCGATAGATCAGCAGAGGCCACATGCTGCTAGCAAGGAGGTTGGCTACCGGCCGGGTCTGCAGAACCATTTCAAGCAGTAGAGCGGTCAACAAACAGGCCGCACCGCCTATCAGAGCAAAAAGCACCCGAAATCGCCACATCTACC of Chthonomonas calidirosea T49 contains these proteins:
- a CDS encoding YfaP family protein, translated to MWRFRVLFALIGGAACLLTALLLEMVLQTRPVANLLASSMWPLLIYRSDISRRVEQAGGQSGEVQISLSWNNRNDLDLWCVDPSGVRIWFMHRRSPTGGQLDVDANASVEHLTSTPVENIFWPYGEAPLGTYRVFVHYYANHGDPDPTAFRCRVMVRGHIKQYQGSLWPHQTVEVTDFTVRPATTTPLTALSNFLLEEFVIVGLWVGLIVGLMALAFLGGLWWVYRRQGVPFLFTRLQLLLRAGRMAGWGFLAGGCGQLVFHLLLWGGVRAGMGMPPLWENFGRYAGWLVVGLLVGVKCSRWIPHWPLRATRNAGGLAGLLAAWCLNDALRVGSDAMGRLLAATLVGALIGLMVLLVFAEEALPEEPVQEVALPVLEPMRLRPQWAHGVGVVRTVPPKMKAPR